The Epinephelus lanceolatus isolate andai-2023 chromosome 12, ASM4190304v1, whole genome shotgun sequence genome segment AATGAAACTAATgcttaagctaacgttagcacacGACAGTTAGCTAACCGGCTAGGCTAGCGACTAGCCGGCACTTTTAGCACTCATGTatttagctttgttttgttgttcatCACAGTCTGTTGTGCTCAAATGTTATGAGTTTTAACCACCTTGATAGGCTGCTAATCTGTAACTTCCATAAATAGCGTAACAGTTAACTGTAAATGAAATGAGTATCACTAGCATTATGTCGCTGTGTCACTCTCACaatagtttcagtttcagtgtgaTTGAGTCAGTTAACGCAAATAACGTCAGTAAATGAGTTTTACGCGGTCAGATAATTACATAAACAAAATTCGGCCAGTAAGGAAGACAGTTCCATTAGCTAACTTTAAGCTTCAGCTGCTTTAGTGACAGATAATCTCTGGAGAAATAAATTTGACTTGGTAGCTTGTATTGAAAGTTCAGGAAGAACTGCcttttaaacacttaaaaatgtatataacaACTTGCAACTTGTGAAAGAGCAATTGTTTGGGATCAATGCGATTATAAGTAGGTCAATTTTATTCAATAAGACTCACTTGACAGCAATACATGTGTTGATGGGCAGCAAAACCATCAAAataccattttttttatttatttattttttaactttgagCCTAAACTACTTTTATTTGGCATCATTGCACTTTTTAAATCTATTAGTTATAAATAGATAAAGCTTTAATTTCCACACACTTCTCCCAAGGGCACAGCCAGTGATTACTGTGGTCCTTTACTGCTCAACTTGTCCATTAAGTGTTGTCCATGTAGCTCTGTGACTCTCCTTCATAAACTGGTGTCACTGTAGTCAATGTTGACTTCACTGTTGAGGCTGTTTTGTAGTTATTTGGGAATTTTGCTGAGGACTTAAGAGCCTCCGTCAGATGCCTCTTGACTGAAACACGCCTCCAGTTTGTTAAGTCAGCTGATTTGAAACTCTGTCCCTTACCACTTAATAAGCCAAACAAATAATTGGCAGTCTCTGGGAGTGAAATGTTCTCTTTTACAAATATGTGATGATTTCTGTCTTTGCAGGTGGGAATCAGAGGTAAAGACATCGTCGTCCTTGGTGTTGAGAAGAAATCTGTGGCAAAGTTGCAGGAGGAACGGACTGTCCGTAAGATATGTGCCCTGGACGAGCATGTCTGCATGGCATTTGCAGGTACTTCAAACAACCtttttcattgactaaataagACACTCATTTCATGATATGGCATAGTGGACTAAGATTAGTTTTTGTAAACACTACATTGCAGCTACCTGTaccatgtatttgtttttttacctgtgTGTCACATAGCTGTTTAACCTCTTCCTATGTTTTTAAGGTCTGACCGCAGATGCCCGTATCGTGATAAACAGAGCTCGGGTTGAGTGCCAGAGCCACAGGCTAACTGTTGAGGACCCAGTCACAGTGGAATACATCACACGTTACATAGCCACACTGAAACAGGTACTTAACCATCTTACCATTCATTTATTGTTTACTATAGATTTTCCAAAACGCATCTGTCAGATTTCACATTCAGCGGAAGACAGAATATGAAAAAATGGTTtataatttcagtttttgtgCTTTAAGAACAGTTCACacaaaaactgaaactaaacgCGTTACATGTCAATGAATATTTGTAGCGCTACACTCAAAGCAACGGGCGCAGGCCATTTGGCATCTCTGCCTTAATCGTTGGCTTTGACTACGATGGGACTCCCAGGCTGTATCAGACAGACCCGTCAGGAACTTACCACGCCTGGAAGGTCAGTGCATTTGCTCTTTGTACATTATTTGTTCTTCTTACACTTATACACCAATCACCTTTGTCTGCATGAAATTGACTTACGATGGATTTTAAATCAGGCAAACGCAATCGGCCGGAGTGCAAAAACTGTGAGGGAGTTCCTGGAGAAGAATTACACAGACGAAGCCATTGCTGGGGACAATGAGGCAATCAAGTTGGCTATCAAAGCTTTGCTTGAGGTAAGGTCACATTAAGTCTTTGCTTTGACTTTGCTCTGAGTTTACTGAGCTACATACTGTGtattgaaattgaaaaatgaCTAAACTGCTTTACAACAGGATTACTCCGCTGCCATACAAATCATTTTAAAGGTCTTTTTATGTACAGTATGCTGCAAGTAGTGTGAAATAAAGAATAATCAGGTGCAGACATTGTCaagtcaatttttttttgtgaatttatTACACCCACTGTGTCAGATGTAAACCTGAAAGTGACTTGCCAAAATTTGGCCTTGTATGTTCATTGTAACAGTCagtgatattttttaaaatggctcttaaaggaatacttcacccccgaAATGACCATTGTATATTAGTTACACACCCCATGTTACACAGAATTTGTCAAGAATTTTCATGGTGAACAAGAAATCCAaagctgagaaaattcttgatgaattgaagtcattgggGTCTGCGTTTAACggcaaaattatatcaaaacagcCGTTTATAAATTTTTACACAGCTTGTGCAGTATAACCCAAGTCtcttttatccagtcatattCTCAGtagtatttaaaactgaactaaaagtaaaaCTTTTTCTATGCTCTTTCTAAAGCCAGACCCCATTGTCAAAAGCAGTAGTTTCCCTCGCTGagcacgggagctgctggtcgaccactgcctcagtcagtagtttctgttattgtgtgactttgttgaatccaaactaaccctttaaaacaccaaagtcacacaataacagaaacagacTATCTGTTTAACTTTTACTaacatacgactggataaatgaaacttggatgatactgcatgagttgtatAACAGTTTcttaaacagatgttttcatacagtttttaagttgttaaatgcagtcacctgtgacttcagttcatcaaaaaaATCTCAATTTTTGGAGTCTTTGTTCACTGGAGGCATgtgaaaaaagttttcttcatgaattcaatgtCACACGGATTAAGTATTGATGTACTAGTGATTATTAGGAGGTGAAGTATTCCGTCAAACTGTTTAAGTAAATTATTTCTGAATTAGTCACATTAGTCTGGGACTCTTGCtatatttatttgcatttaaatacTCTCAAAACTGTCTTACAAGCTCTTAATATCAACCTGAGTCAAAAGCTACATGAATTAGTacagtgatttccaactggtgggtcatatgtccattctgaatggaccacaactGAAtcacaaacgtgtcaagtttgtaaaaaacacactttatttttaagtacaggaagtgtccggcacagagcttttattttgaagtgccaatCCCTGTtatagagtgagtgactaatagACATCTACTTGAGAGAAACGGCAAACTAGTTTGAAGACATGGCCAAACGTAAATATGActctgaatatattaaactgtgtggaccttgaactaatgactgaggagaaatctggaccagttgTGAACCACTGAATTAGTATATACTGATTCGCAGTCACTTGTCACTTAAAGTATTTGTTTTTTCACAGGTCGTCCAGTCAGGAGGGAAAAACATTGAACTTGCTGTCATCAGACGGAATCAGCCATTGAAGGTGAGCTGCTGTAAATtattccattttcatctgttttctacgtttgtttttaaaccttttatttAACTGCCAATAATTGCTTTTCTTGGCCGTTTGCAGATTTTGGAATCCAAGGAAATCGAGACCCTGGTGGCTGAGAtcgagaaggagaaagaggaggaggcagagaagaagaagcagaaaaaaaccACCTGAATCTGTTAACTGAGAGTTGCTCTTTATTGCACTTGGAAGACAATAACATACTGGGATTGCAAATATTAGCGAGTTTTAGAGGGTTTACTTCTCTCATTCATTTCATTGTGCGGATCTGAATCACAACTTGCAATCTGTTGATGTTGTTTAAATATTTGAGTAATACTGTACCATTCACAAAGAATATCAAGCTCCTATACTTCCAGCCGTTGACTCGATCAATATTTAAAAGCACATACATGGATCTCAAGTTAGGATTTAGATCTGAAGTTAGGCTCTGAGGATGTTTTTATATCATACACCAAACAGATGGTAATGAATCTCAACTGTTGAAATAAACCAGCTTGTAACATTCAGAAACTAAATGCTCAATAAAAGCTGACTTGTTTGTaccatgtttttatgttatttataaaACTAGATTCAGTCTGTCATGCCAAATGGCTTCACTCCATGGCGTCTACATATAAGAGTGATTGTCTTAACTAGTGGTGCACTGACGGGTTTCTTAAAGAAGAGGGTCAAGGGACTTGAAAGAAACGGCTTTATTGATTATCCTACTGCAAAGCAAGCACTGCGATAAAGATAACTACAGTTTAAAACAGCACTAGCGGCAGTATACTGTGTGGCTGTAAAGCGCAATGGTTTTCATTTATCAGCGTTCTGTCACACAGACCtggaaatggtaaaaaaaaaggtagctCGGATTGCTTTATAAAGTGCTCACCTCTCCCTcagtcatttaaaacaaattagtGATGAGCGAATGAAGTGTCTAATGGTGGCCCAACGAGACCCCCTTTTGCCTCTCCTTTTTTATTTCACCCTAAATTCGCTTATCAAGCAACCGCTGCTCTGAATTCTCAACGACACAATTATGGCCGGCGGTGTGGTAGGGCTGCTTAATGGGATCCTGGCCTCAGACCCCAGTGGGAACTTTCAGTGACTTTAATCTGGAGCCCTTTGAAAAGTTGTACCGTGCTGTGCTGAAGAGCCCCGGGGGTTCCCTCTGACTCTCACCAAAGACATAATGGTGAATGGTAAAGTCCTTCATTTAGAGTCATCTCCCCAAGCCAGGATTTCCTGAGTCGGTGCCCTGGCTGCCTTGACTAGAGCAATTGCACTTTGTCTGCAATTTGTCTTGTTTGTGAGTCTTATAGGTTGGTGTTTGGGGTGATGTCAGAGGATCAATTAAGCCTCTGATATTACATCCCATACGTAATGTCATTAAATCCTAGGAGGGCAATAAAAACGGGGGGTTGTATGACTCACAGCCATTTCATCCATACGCTAATTGCCACACTAATGCATTTCAAGTCAGAATTTGATAACTCTGGCATCACAGCTTCTGGTTTGTTGATGCTCAGGATGCAGACAAAGAGGTGCTGAATCCACCGGATGGCAAAACAAGCCATAGGTAAACTTTAATAAAGTTTATTCCGGGTAATCCTCTAGCTACAGAGGTTATCTGATCCATCTTGTCAATAGAGCAAGAGCAGCTTATTTTGTGCTGTTGCTAAGACTCCTAGTCTTTTGAACTGCTTCTGGGaagagttttctttttctttctttctttctttctttttctctcttttttttctttttgccggCATTGTTGTTGCCCATAATCAGCGCTACTGCGCCTCAGGACAAAGTCCATCTCTCTCATCGCTGGCTGCTGCTCATCATTAATGCAGAAAATAATGGCTTCACCAGAGGTCATCGACGGAGGAACGAGGCCCGAGGACATGTACTCTCCAAGCAAGAATGCACAGTCCTGCGGGCTGTCGACTGAGTGCATTGTTtgtatgcacacagacacacacacacacacacacacacacagcttgcaGGCCAATTGCACATACACATAGCAAACACTGTATTAATGTGAACACacaacagattttttaaaaacagtgcccacatctctttttctcttgatctgtCATGCACATTCACTTTAGGCAAAGTGTGTTCTCATGTTGCAGCTAATATAGCACACACACTGGGGAAAAAACATTGCATGAGTTACATCTGATTCGAGTATTTGGATGCATCTAACACCGACAGTCTGACCCTCTTCTTACAACATCCGTCTCTGTAGCTGATTTTCAAGTCACAGGCAGATTTCACTTTGAGGATCTACATTTTTGTCATTCTAATGTGCCACCCTGTGGCCATATTTCAAAGCATGCCCCTCCTGGGATGTTTAAAATTTGTCAGCGCTGAATGTCCTTAGGTCCAAATAAAGCAACTGCTTCAAGGGTAGAAGCACACAGACATTTGCATCCCCGTGGAACTGGGGTTACATTAGTCTTCTGGTAAGACcggctcactgctgctgctgaataaCTCAAGGTGTTATCACCTTCCACCAGCAGAGCGCAGTGTTGCATAAAAGCAGGGCTCCTATCATATCGCTTACACTTTCATCTCACTTTTCGTCCTACAGATTGACAGTATGACTCCTCTAGCTAACAGGGAGCAGAATCTACgggctactgacatgtttttgtCTCAGCGCTTTAACACACAGCCACAAAGTCTCTCTGAACAACTGAATCCATCGAGGGAGAGTTGTTTTGCTTAAAATTGTCAGATGAAAAAGCAACATTGCTCGTGTCCTCAAGCGATGGCCAAGCTGTCAAAGTGTGTTGGGTCATAAAAGGCTACGCTCTCAACACTGTCCCTTTTCTGCTTGTCACATGTCGACagttacacacatacactattTGTGTATATGGTGGATTGGCCCGCCTCCACTTATGCCCTTTGGGGCTGTGCAGCAGTATGAAGTAAAGTTTGGGCATTTTGGTGTGCTGGCTTACATATCCATAAGCGAACAAAATATGTTCTCTTTTAATGTTCTCTTTTAACTTCTAGCTGCGGGGATACATTTTGAATATCATTCTATTATCTCATATCACACATCTCATCTTCTCTGTCCTTAaatctctttcctctctctccctctcccttgcacacacgcacaacacacagcacattttgattttcaactgtgttttttctctcttgaACACACCCTCCGCTCTTATCATCATCACACAGAGCAACATATACGGTTGAGTAACAGATACCACCGACAGCTTTGCTTGTTTTCTACCTTTGTGTCCTGTGAAAGGTGCTGGAATACTAACAGTTTGTGCGAGGAGACTAAAGGCATGGTTTAGAGTTACCCCTCAAGAGTCACCTGTCAGGGGTTTTGTCTCACAGAAGAATACAAGTGCATCCTCCTCTAATTGAAAGTAGACACCACTGggccagaaagagaaagagagacagagagaacaggagaggagagggaagcaAAATGAGACGGAGAGGCAAAAAGGAGCAGACAGAACTAAAATAAACAATTCCCAGGATGCTGCAGGCCAAAAGCAAATGGCCCTGGGGCTCCGTGGCCTCTCAGGGCCGTGGCAGAAGCCagtcacacacatcacataGCATTACACGGGATGGGGTTACAGGAAAATGTCAGCCGACGCATAAGGAGGAACCATCAGCCCATAGGATAATTCGATTGCCTGAGGGAGGTGCAATCTTGCATTCCCACGATTCCTCTCTTTCCACCCACACCcttttttcattgtatttttttgaaTCCATTTTTCTTTCTCAGTTATTTAATGTTTTCAATTCTGTTGTTTGCCCTGGTAGCCGCGTATATTTACGAATGCATTGTAAATGGAGGCTACTGGGCTCTTGCTACAGTAAGATGTCTGTGTAGTCTCCTTGTCTATCCCCATGGGAATTTTATGGGCCATTGGTTTGTAGAGTGGCCTCTGATATCTTGATTTACAACCTgatctttgttaaaaaaaacaccactctTTCACTCTCACAGTGTTTTTGGTTACATGTTCTATCCCTGGTCATGGAACGAATCATGTCCCTCCCAGTCTTGCTCTTGCGGCAAATGTGATCAAGATGCAATAATTTAGAAATCTGAAATGAGTCACTGCATGCCATGTATCTAAAGCAGATGTTTAGGGTTTAAAATGTACTGTTTTGCATGATCTCCATTATACAAATGTTGTTCTACCTTGTTACTGCATGCTACTCAGAGCACAGTGTCGTTGCGTGTGTTATTGCATGAACGTGCAGCTGCATATGTGCGCGTGCATTCGATAAAGACAGAAGGATGGAgagagcaaaagaaaaagagacagcGAGAGAGTTCAGCGCAGATATCTGAGTGCGTCTGACAGAGAGGACAGCCCCGGAGGCAGGTCCCAGCCCTTCAGCACCGAAAATGACACATGACTGCTTTGACTTTTGTCATCCCCTGTCTCCCTCCGCCCCCAAACCCAAGCCTCCAACAAACACCGAGGCTAGCatagatatacacacactcacacacactcaaagacacacagtcacacactgtatACTGCTTAGATTACATTATCTTTATCCCCGGGACATGAGCCCTCCTTGTTGGATGACATTTGGGCTTGTGCAGCACTAAGGTTACCTTTCTTTGCCCCTGAGTTAAAGATGCCTGTCTGCagcatgcatttgaaatgaAGGACAGGAAAAAAATCAGATGAGAAAGATTTCCAAAAGCACTTTGATCAGAGGCATCAACAGTCACGCACAAACTTGTTAAGCAGTATGTAAATTTGGGCTGATACTGAATAAAGTTGCCAGAATGGCATGAATCCATTGTGCTGCGatgatcaaaataaaagagggcTTCATATGCTGGAGGGCAAGAAAGTCACAGACAtgaaggttttttttccttcctctttttttctacAAAGGGGCTGATGGgatgcagagaggagagaaggaggggagggaaaTGAAAGATAGGGGAAAGCCTGGAAGGATCTCAATCTAAATTAGCCGAGTAGAAGGAAGACTGTGCTGAGTGAGACATATAATTAAAACCAAAGTGATGAAAACATCAGTACTCATTCAGTCACTCGCCAGATGAATTTCTGAAATTGCTACCACGATGATCTGAAGATGTTTCAAAGCTAAAGGTAATGTAGCCTATTGTTGAAGCGCACCAATCTCCCATTTACTCTTTACCGGGCTTTCACTCTCAATCTCTCTTCATCCgcctcccctctctctgtttctttatCCCTCCCTCGTTCCTTCTTTTTTCCCTCCGTCTGACACCCTGAGATGAATAGATGCTGTCACTGAGACTCTTGTAGCCTGTCAGCTTTTAAACAAACAGTTAGCAAAAGGATCACTTTCACAGGAAACCTCCCAGTCTGAGGTGAGGTGATCAGCAGCGTTAGCTTGTTATGTCCCCTCCGTATATGTGAACGCCCACCCTGTCACTGAAGTAAGGAATATGACCTCACACGTGTACCAGACTCATGCCTCATCATACTATACGATACATTCAAACCACTTTGAATCATTGAATTCATAAGATTTGGTTGCAGTGATAGCGCTGTCCTGCGTTTCGTCCTGAATGctgaaaatgttatttattctgGCAGCCTGCATGTGTAACCAAATGTCTCTGGCAGTTAGAAGCATTCTAACTGAGGGCCCTTTTCCTCCCTCCAGTGTGGTGTACCTCCAGTAAATCTGTCCTCCCAACAACAAATGTCCCTGCACCTAAAAGGCCCCTCAAAAAACAAGCCTGACTtttgtgagggaaaaaaaaaacaacaacaaaaaaaaaacagcccccTCAGGTGTGTTCCCTCTCGCTCTTCCTCTCTGCACCTGCACTGAGTCTCTCAAGTCCTCCATGTGTCTCTCCACACAATGGAGACAGTGCATAGCCTCTGGCGCCTCTCTCCAGCTGAGAGCCACCTCTCtccagaggacaggagaggaaaaCTGCCAGCACTAACAACTGATCCTGGCAGATAAAGGAGCAGATAGCGCGAGGAGAGAGTGCCTCGGACAAACCTCGCCTCGCTCTGGTCTTTCTTGCTGCTTTCTTTAGCTCTGAGACAATGACGGTAACAATTGTTGTGGGAAAATAGTGCTGATGATGAGGAGGTTGAgcataaagaaagaaagttgACAAATGACCAGTcgtatagagtgctgcagggggAACGTTTATTTgtaagccaacatggaagttaaCATTACCCTGTTTCCaggggcggattatgagacaatgggctcCTGGGCACTggtatgcaaaaggccccaccacctctcaaacatagacacacagacttttgtGATagatttgcctttttttgttgttgtttcgtGTGTCTTTTTAGTCGTTAGGTGCGTTTCTGTGgcagttttgcatctctttgtagtcattttgtcattttgactCATCCTGGttggtacatgttaatttggGCAACATTTTGCAGGTAAAGGCCAGGGgcccccctgacactttgggcccctgggcctgtgcctggtaagcctgttcagtaatccatccatgcccCGTTCCCtgacaaaaagccaatgggatttttcctttggattttggattactgcagaaaataagctctgcagcaaaaaaaagtttatgatacttacacatttgTTCGGCaggataatcttcacaaatgaccACTATTATGActtttgaagtgtaaatgcaatcaccagaagtgaaaagctaacattaggctctAAACGAACTACACCATGGTCGCATGACTTCAACGTCGccaccacaacgaggctgtaatgacgtgatgacgttctgtgcattcatttagccacttgttagcagccagtatttactgacgtatctTATGTAGTGGAACAAAATGTggaagtctcttaagcttgtgtgaaccacagaccttatttcaggcagctaaccagaaaacattttttgaa includes the following:
- the psma8 gene encoding proteasome subunit alpha-type 8 — translated: MAARYDRAITVFSPDGHLFQVEYAQEAVKKGSTAVGIRGKDIVVLGVEKKSVAKLQEERTVRKICALDEHVCMAFAGLTADARIVINRARVECQSHRLTVEDPVTVEYITRYIATLKQRYTQSNGRRPFGISALIVGFDYDGTPRLYQTDPSGTYHAWKANAIGRSAKTVREFLEKNYTDEAIAGDNEAIKLAIKALLEVVQSGGKNIELAVIRRNQPLKILESKEIETLVAEIEKEKEEEAEKKKQKKTT